One part of the Raphanus sativus cultivar WK10039 chromosome 7, ASM80110v3, whole genome shotgun sequence genome encodes these proteins:
- the LOC108816124 gene encoding uncharacterized protein LOC108816124: protein MVDLERRVCCMCGDVGFIDKLFHCSKCLNRFQHSYCSSYYKEQADPTKICDWCQWEAKSPTGAKHGVNGRSSKRSYRSEYSSAHQIKQQAINQITTSSSIPPAGDKGKTGAPSPRSATRRYKLLKDVMC, encoded by the exons ATGGTAGATCTTGAAAGAAGAGTGTGTTGCATGTGTGGTGATGTGGGTTTCATCGATAAGCTCTTTCATTGCAGCAAGTGCCTTAATCGCTTTCAACACTC GTACTGTAGTAGCTATTACAAAGAGCAAGCTGATCCAACTAAGATCTGCGATTGGTGTCAGTGGGAAGCGAAGAGTCCAACCGGAGCAAAGCACGGTGTTAACGGTAGATCATCTAAGAGATCGTATCGGTCGGAATATTCTTCAGCTCACCAGATCAAACAACAAGCGATTAACCAGATTACTACAAGTAGTAGTATTCCTCCAGCAGGCGACAAGGGTAAAACCGGCGCACCTTCTCCTAGATCGGCTACACGCAGGTACAAGCTTCTCAAGGATGTCATGTGTTAG